The DNA segment ATACTTGGTGCAAACACAGCTCTGATCTGGCATTGTGGCACCTGAAGAAAACCCCAGTGCCCAAACCCGTCTTTCTCCAATGGTCCTTCTCAGACTCTTGCTATTGCTGGGACCTAAAACCTATCTTCCCCTGCAGCTTCTAGCAGTACTGGGATATTTGTTCCTCCTTTGGTCTCCTGTCCAGACACCCTTGGGTGGGCTACCTGCTTCTCTTTACCTTAGCACAATTTCTCCTTCTTTGGATCTGGCTGGGTTGCTGGGTTCCTCTACTAGGTTTCGTCCCACAGAGGATCTGGCTGCACGATTTGTCTTGTGAGAGATGCTCTTTAGAGGTGCCTGGGTAGACAACAAGGGACCTGAAGATTTGTTTTGGGCAAATTTGAAAGGAGGTTTATCCTACTTAAGAGTAGATTCATGAACATAGCATCCTTGGAAACAGAGTTTGGGGTTAGAGAAGGATAGAAATACAATAGCAATTCAATTTGGGAGAcctgaaatgaagaaagtgCAAGCTTGCTGACAGGCTTTCCTGACCACATCATCCACTGCTCTGCAAATGGTTACTGGGCTGATGTCATGCTACCCCCTGTCTCCCAACCCACGTTCATCTCTTCTGAGGATGCGATGTCACGATATATCAGTGGTCTCTCTGGCTCATGTCCCCTGGCATGCTGAGCAGTAGCCAAACTTGTCTCAGCTTGACTTGATCTAATTGCACacttaatgactttttaaactCTCCAGCCCTGCAAACAATGCTGACTGGGGGCCTGGGTATCACTTCATCTCTAGAGCATGATGGAGATGTCCAGCCCTTTGGACTCATGAAAATTTTACTTTCCCGAAGCAGTACTGCACCAGCCCCACACAGGGAATAACCTaccctctctctttctgtgaTTTGGGACAGGACAGTCCAGTCCACAGGGGACAACCAGAAAACCCTAACCATATCTTGATGGGTGAATTAAAGCAGCCTTGTTAAATCAGTGCTCAATTCCTGTTCTGATACCATCATTCAGAAGCTCTAATTCCGATTAGCTTAATTCCactcaaaaattaatttaaaaaaacaaacaacagccAAAACAAATACCAATCAAGGCCACTTTAATTCTAGCTAAGAGCATCTGCTTGGGATGTTAATACGGTTTAACTAAtccagtttaaaattaatttggattaATTTGCTTGAGATCCTTGCTGGTACATGAGTTCCTAACAGAGCTTCTGAAAGTCTGTGTATACACTTCCCTAACCCAGCTGTCAGGGCATAGAGGAGGTCTCACCACATTTCTGCAAGAGCTGGGGGAACTGGTGCAGGTTTTCACTCATGTCTTGGATCCACATTTGAGTAGACAAAGGGGAGGTGCTGCTACAGAGCATTGTGAGCACTGAACAACTGTAGCTATCAAAATATTCCTTCATGAGGGAGGAGCATAAAGTAGGTCTCATCCTTCCAAACACTAGTTTAAGTTAATTTGTTCGGAAATTCAAGATCACCCCAGATCTGGGATCTGGAAGGACTCATAACAGCTTTGACAAAGGGTCATTATGACTGTCAGCAGTCAAGAAGCAAGCCAGCATCTGGACCGTGCCCAGGAGGAGCTCAGGGAAGTCAGCAAACCCATGGCTCCATTTGGACAGCACAACCCTGAGCTACTAACAGCTCCTTGCCATAGGTCATACACATTAACTTGGCATCCCTCAGGTCTCTGAGACAAGAAACTGCTCttgttttacaagaaaaaacTTCAAGTCAGGCACTTGTCTCACTCAGATGTTTATGCACAGACTTCCTTGGTTGGACCATTAAGTTCTGTGACAATTATTAAAGGTTCAACTCACCCAGAAAGACCAGAGCAGCAGATGCCATCCGGTGGGTGTGGAAATGAGAACCCGGCCAAGCCAGGAGGGAGGAGAGTCTCACCCGTCTGCACCTTAACCCCAGCCCTGGTAAGCATTTTGGGGCTGGAGTGCAGGagagggctgtgctgtgctgcatcAGGTATTAACTTTCCTGGCAGTTTGGGAGCAGAGATTGACCTCTGGAAGGAGAAGAGCGAGGAAGCGAATTAACAGAGGGAACAATCCAGATGGGAGTATTGAGTTTCTGCATTGAGTTTCCAGAAGGATAAGGGTAGAGTCCAGAAGCCTCCTTTGCTACAAATTTCCTCTCAGTCTTATACAAGCTCTTTGGCTTCTCTATAAATTCTGGCCAAATCATCCAAATGTGAATAGACACTGTGACAAAATGAGGaactttcctctctcctcctttgctTATGCCCTGGATGAAGCCAAATAACCCAACTAAGTCACTCCCTTGCCTTTCACTGAGTGAGCACAGTGTCTGGATGTCTCCTAGGGAGAGTTTTTAAGGATGTGTGGTGTCTTAGCACAGGGGAACTCTCCTAGTGAAGCAGTTTGCATAGCTTAGCAGACACCCTGAATTTGACTTTTCATTAGCAAAGAAAATGGTGTGAccttgaggagcagctgggcaTTTAGCCTGCTGTCACTTTCCCCCTTCTTGCTGCCCTACACACACGTACGCAGATGCAGATTTAGTAGTTTCCAACACACCCTAGCATCTCACCTCCCTGCCCATAAATCATGTAGGGATGAAAGGCTGTCTGGAAGTTGAAGGTGAATGCAGAAAGCGTCGATGCAAGCTGAGATTAGTGAAAAATGAGCAAATCGTGGCAGGGGCCCTGGGCACTTAGTAGTTCAgccatctgcccctctccctgcGTAGGCACCTCCGTGCCCGGGCAGCGACGGGACTCTTGTTTGTCTATTCCCCTCATTAGGAGCAGGCGCTTGAATGGGCACATGTATACAGTCAACAGTAGCTCAGGACAGATGGAAAATTAGCCACGGTATAAGAAAGTAAAATACACCCTCATGATTAACCTGTGGTTCTGGCTGCTTCTAGGAAAACACATGCACGGTTAATTGCTCCTTGAGTGTGGAGGGGACCAGGGTACTTTGAGGGAAGATGTGCTAAAACACATAGGGCTTTTGTTCTTCTTGAACACAAGTGCCTTTGAGCTGTCTGGAAATTCCTTGTGGCTCTGTGGCTAACCTTGGAAAGGTTTATCCTTCTTCAGTGTTGTGCACATCCTTGGCATCcacagaaaggctgcagaggcaTCAGTTTTGACTGTTTCTGTTGCGGTTATGCGCATGCTGGCTGATGTTGTTATGGCAGGATTTTCTCAGTGGCATAGCTGAAGGGTGAGCTTCTCAcacctgcccctctcctctgGGCAGTCCATAGAAAATGTAACCCACAGAGTCCAAATCTCCCTTTATCTTTATGTTCCTATCTCTCTTTAATCATCCCTTCTTCTGCTGTGGTGCCTGTTCTCCCATGTAGTATCTTCCAGGCTTTAAATCCACTTTCAGACCGGCTGAACATTTCAGCTATCTGCCTCGCCATCCCTCAAGGGCTGGCCCTGTGCTGCCCTGTGTCTGCAATTCATGCAGTCTGTCTCTAAAGGCTGGACATAGGCATTCCCTATTCCCTTCTCCCACTAAAAGTGCAACAATCTTGGGCAGATTTTCATTGATCTTTCATGGATTCAAGGATTAACTGGGCACTTAACACAGGCACAGGCAACTGGGTTCTTGCAGACTTTCCCCAGTGGAAAGAAAACCATCAGCTCGCTCTCTGTTAGGTGTCTTGGAGCTAGATCTCTCCTTATCATGTACAAAAGCATTCTTGGATCACCTGACACGTACTTCAGGACAGGGCAAACCTTGGGTCCACACTCTTGTCTTGAGCAGGGACATGTCACTGTACCAGGTAGCAGCCTTACATGGATCATTACCAGAGTGAATCTGCACTCCCTTTGCTGTTATAGTTGTGAGGTGAAGGTAAGGATGATttgaaatagaatcatagaaccatagaatcatagaatagttagggttagaagggaccttaaagatcatctagttccaacccccctgccatggccagggacgtcccactggatcaggctgcccaaggccgcatccaacctggccttgaacacctccagggatggggcagccacaacttccctgggcaacctgtgccagtgtctcaccactctcatggtgaagaaactcttcctaatgtccagtctaaatctgcccctctccagtttatacccgtaCCCCCTGATCCCACCCTCACAAGCCTTTaaaaacagcccctctccagctttcctgtagccccttcaggtactggaaggtcactgtaagatctctctgggccttttcttctctgggctgaacaggcccaactttctcagcctgtcctcacagggaaggtgttccagccctccgatcatctttgtagccctccacTGTAccccgttccaacagctccatatccttcttatgttgaggatcccagaactggacacaatattccagaagaggaatagaggggcagaatcacttccctcaacctgttggccacgcttcttttgatgcagcccagaatacggttggccttctgggctgtgagcacacattgcaggctcatgtcgagcttctcattgacctgccccccaagcccttctctgcagggctgctctcaagcacgtcatcccccatcgtgtcctgaaaacagagattgccttcacccaggtgcaggaccttacacttaatcttgttgaacctcatgaggttctcagaggcccacttctccagcctgtccaggtccctctgtacgacatcctgtccttccaatgtggcaactacaccactcagcttggtgtcatccacaaacttgctgagggtgcactccatctcgctgtcaatatcattgatgaagatattaaacagcacctgtcccagtacggacccctgagggacaccacttgtcacagacctccatctggactttgagccattgacacctactctttgaatatgaccatccaaccagtttcttatccaccttaccatccacccatcaaatccatatctctgcaatttagagagaaggatgttgtgggggactgtgtcagaggctttacagaagtccaaatagatcacatccatcagtttacctgtgtccaccgatgtggttaccccatcatagaaagccactaagttggtcatactggatttgcccctggtgaagccatgctggctgccattaatcacctccctgtccaccatgtgctttagcacagcttctaggaggatctgctccatgatcttcccacCCTAATCAcccttttctcacttttcagcttttttttactatattgGAAAATGTACTAGAAGATACTTCAAACAAAGTCAGTTCTAAACTGCACCCAGGCTGGCTCAAGGCAACGTGACGTACTGTGCCATTGAAAATGTCATTTGGGGGCCAGTGGGTGggaggagacagaaataaaggCAATGAAATACAtctcagtgaaaaaataatgagttaTTTCAGCTGACCTTTTCCAATAGAAGGCACAGAGAGTAGTAGGGTAGATACCCCCTCCAAGTATCCCGCATGTCTTCTCCAGAGTCAATGCTCCATCCTCCCCAAGGTAACAGCACTAATTCATGGCTCTGTTTTGGTTTCATTCCTGTGTCCAGCTGGTGAAGACGGCAGAGCTGGACCCTAGGGAGAACTATCTGATGGGATTTCATCCCCACGGGGTTCTGGCAGCAGGAGCTTTTCTCAATTTCTGCACAGAAGCATCAGGCTTTTCCACGATTTTCCCAGGTATCACCCCACACCTGATGATGCTCTCCCTCTGGTTTCGCATCCCCTTCTTCAGGGACTACCTGATGAGTGGAGGTAAGCAGGGGGGCAGCACACGCAAGTAGTGGGATGAGTGAGTGACTCGGATGCTTTTGGGGGAGGCAGAAAGTGAAAACAACAGAGGGGCTTGGGAAGAAGAGTCAAGGGCCTTTTATCCCCATCTGTGGCTGATCTGACCCATACGCAGACACAGCTACTGGAGGTGACACCCAAAAACTCTCTGAAGTTAAATATTGCGCTCCTAGCTGCTATCTCTGTTGTTCAACTTCATAGTTTGCTTGTGTCCAAGGCATCACTGTGCCAGGAGCTATGTAACAGCAAAATGCAGAGCAAATTGTGAGCAGAAATTCTGAGAGCAGAAGAGCAGAGCGgtcctgtatttctttctttccatgaaaataacATTCAGGCTTGAAATTGTGGTTGCCAttggaagaaggagaaaaccttttctttctaaagctgCTGCCACTTTCTAGGAGGCAGAACCCACGGACAGAAGGTGCAAATAGTAGCTCACACTGTTGAAAAAACGTGGCAGGAGAGGAAgtagaaacaaaaaggaataggtaaaaattaaacagagagagagggaagggagccTGTAGGGATTGGATTTTGGGGCAATGACGGGAGGTGACCTCCATCTTTTGCTGGTAAGCTTGGGGAATGGACACTTCTTCAGCTAAATGGGCTCATGTTGTGGGCAAGATACAACAGACTTAACACACGCATCTAACTCTGTCTGAGATACCCCAGGGCATTCATCACTCTGTTTTCCACATAAACCCTGGCTCCCGctgatggaaaaatatttacacagaGAGCAAGGAATCATAACAGTGAGATATGAGAGAGTTATGACCCAGGCAAAAGAAGGTTTGATCACTGTAATGTGAGAGTTCAGTGCATAGCTCATTTTCAGGTCGATTGAATCCATTTGACAAAGAGGTTTTAGTTTGCAAATTATTGCAGCCCCTGAAACagggatgtttttaaaaaaatcaaaacagtgtTGCTTCTGAATTAAAGATTCCTAACTTTTTCAAGTATACAACATCAAGAGACCAAATTCTGCATTAGATTCCACTTTATGTTAGAGGCATCCACTGAAATCTGTGTGCATTTTGACATAAAGCAAATGTTTCACTGACTTTAGAATGATTCAGGAttcaacacattttcatttcaaaacaaaccaaaccagattTTCCCTGGGGTTTAAGTGCAGCTAGTTctcaatttactttttttcccattttttttttccccatttctcacTTCTGGGCCACACAGCGAAGGAGTAACTGTATATTCACAGAGCAAAGCTGTGTGTGAAACCAGCACCTTTcagaggagctgggctgaggTTGCCGAGGTATAGGAAATCTCTAGAAATAGTGTCTAGCACCCCTCTGGAGCGGATAATAGGGGGAAAATGTGCAAAGCAAACCACAGCCATGTGGATTTTACAgatgctcattttttttctctgccaacCAGGGCTTGTCTCCTCCGACAAGCAGAGCGCATCCTATGTGCTGCGGAAGCCAGAGGGTGGGAACATGCTGGCCATCATCGTTGGTGGGGCACAGGAGGCACTGGATGCCCGGCCAGGATCCTGCACCTTGCTCCTGAAGAATAGGAAAGGATTTGTCCGCCTTGCTATCCAGCATGGGTAATGCACAGGCTTAGGGCAAGGGATGCTTTAGAGGGGAATCTCTGGTCTGTGGCTGCTTAATGGGGTGTTCCTGCTGATtttggagagaagaggggagTAAGGAGTTTTAGGGTGGAGTTTGCTAATCTTCCGCTATATTGGTTTCAACTCCCCACAGCACCCCGCTGGTCCCCATCTTTTCCTTTGGGGAGAACGACCTCTTTGAGCAGGTGAGAAACCCCAAGGGCTCGTGGCTGAGGCAGATCCAGCACCGGCTCCAACAGATCATGGGcatctcccttcccctctttcatGCGCGAGGCATCTTCCAGTACAGTTTTGGGCTGATACCCTATCGGAGGCCCATCTACACTGTGGGTAAGTCCTTCCTTGACACACCAGCATGATACCTGCCACACTCAGCTTGGCCAAAGGGAGGATCAGGGACATTTCCTGGGCTGTGTCGTCCTCCTGCTGAGCTGGAGCATCATGCCAGAAACCATGAGATGCCATGGGCTGGAAATGTCCTGCCAAAGAAGCATCTCCAACTGCTCACATGTCATGCTGGTATGGGACTCTGTCTTGGTCTTATGGCAGAGCCAAGGTCATCTGGGATGTGTTGAGAAAGCCCCAGAGCAAACACAGTCACCGCATCACCCCTGTGGGTTGCAGCCAACCCCCACCCCATTACAACAAGGGGTATGAACCACTGCAGTAAAGTTTGGTTAAAGCCAATTTCACAAACACAATTAGAACAACACCTACGAACTTCGCAGGATTGCTCAGTGTCCAGTGCAGAGAGCcacaaaacccaaactatttgCACATGAACACGTCATGCTGTTTCAACCAAAGACGAATGCCCATGGGAGACAAAATTCCAAGAAAGTCTTTGGTTTTGAAGAAGTTTTACAAGATTTCAAGAACTCCATGCATGGCCCGTCAGTGTGACTGATGCTCTGTGAATTAGTCTAATTAAGGAGGCTGTTTGTAATGGTCAGAGCTCATCCCACTTATTGGGTTTGGCAGCCAGCAATTACTTCTAATTGTTTTACAACCTGTTTGGATTGTCTCAATGGATTTATGAGCTGTGCAGTATCACAAGGGCTCTTCATTAGTCCGATGAGGAGCAGTGTTATACAATGATGAAATCCTTTGTCACTTGACAAACACAATTTGAGTAAGAGACCAGAGCAAGAGAGGTATCTCATGGACTTCCCTGCAGGTGAAGTCCATGAGGTCCTGCTGGTGGTGGCTCTGGGAGATAGGAAGGTGCTTCTTCTAGTGCTGGGAATCAAATTAATTAGATTTGCCCTTGTAAACCACATAATTTTCTAAATATACATGGATACTTCTTGTCTAATAAAAATCAGGTGTTTCACGTAAGCTTTAATCTGAGCAAACTGGAGGCACTCCAACCACTAGTACACTTAGATAGTCTTGGGATCCCCCATGACTCAGATTTCCCATTTGCAATGGAGATTCCCAGGGTCAAGTGGGAAGAGCTTGTAAAGCCCAATCCAAATATTATGACAATGTTGTCTTTATCTGCAGCACATCTGAGATGTCAGGAGCAGCAACAGGAACTGAACTGAAAttagttggggttgttcagcccagagaagagcaggctcagaggagatcttataacgaccttccagtacctgaaggggctacaggaaagctggggagggtctgttCAGaagggcttgtggtgataggatgaggaagaatggatataaacttgtggggggcagatttagactagacataaggaagaatttcatcaccatgagaatggtgaggcactggcacaggttgcccagggaagttgtggatgccccgtccctggaggtgttcaaggcaaggttggatggggccttgggcagcctgatctagtgggatgtgtccctgcccatggcaggggggttggaactggatgatctttaaggtcccttctgacccaaactattctatggttctatgagatacagtactttttatttcaaagtgcTACACAGGATCTTTGGCATTAACCATCTTCACAGATGCGGAAACTGCTGCAATGAGACACCTGACCTAGGAGGCTATGATCCGAACCTCCATTTCCCTACCTCCTTGGCTGCGCTACCTCCCAAACCCCAGGGCATGACTGGTCATATAGATCCATTTGCCACATCGTTGGAGAGGTGGACTCAAGCTCTGTGCTTAGATGTACAAAGtgtccagagggacctgacACTGGGTCCTCCTAATGTCTGTGCTTATTTTCCAGTTGGGAAGCCAATTCCAGTGCAGAGGAAGCACAGACCCTCTGAAGAAGAGGTCGATCAAGTTCATCAGAAATACCTAAATGAATTGAGCAAGCTTTTTGAGGAACACAAGGCTAAATATAACATCCCAGAAGATAGACACCTGGAATTCATATAGAGTTCCTCAAGCAAGGTGAAACGATGGAGATCATGCTTCAAGTTTTTCCCTGTCTCTGGAACTGTTTCACAACCTCACCTTATTTACGGTCTGCGTATGGTCCATACAGTgtaaggagaaggacttgatTTTCCCAGCATTTGCATGGGATTTGGGACAGAGCTTTCATTTTTAGTAGCTGTAGGACacataaaagataaaaagaaaaagataaagaaaaagataaagaaaaagataaagaaaaagataaagaaaaaaataaatcccaccTGTGGTCAGCACTGTTGAAACTCCCCAGCAGAAAACTCACACTTCCAGTCTGGCTTGGAGGCCAGTTTTTTTGAGATTTCCAGGCAGAGATGAATAACTGAaagtttcctttgctttattttcatttagtaaCGGATGATGAACCATAAATTCTACTGAAtatataaatttttttaaataggatttCTCTAGGTAAACAAAAGATCATTGATTGCTTGGTGATCTTCTTGTCTTTAGTTGCTCTAGGttcttttcttgccttctgAAACCCACTTTGTCAGAAAGCTGAATATTTCCAGAAAGATGCCAGGCAGCCTCAGCAGCCACATGTCGCCTCATCTCCCGGGGCAAAAGAGACAAAACCTTTCTAAAGAGCAAAGGCTCATCCAGAGGGTTCTGGGAGTTCTGCTTGTAATTTTATTAGTTTAACCCCAGACACCGCTGCATGGGAATGCCTTGAACCAGCCACCAGCAAGATGGAAGAATGGAGAAGTGATTTGTGACAGGAAATACAAAGCTCATAAAGCCATGTTTGGCAGGTGATCAAGGCTTTAAATAGCTACTTCTTGATATCCAGAACTTTATTAAACTCTGCACTTAATGAGATTTCACAACGTGGAA comes from the Cuculus canorus isolate bCucCan1 chromosome 1, bCucCan1.pri, whole genome shotgun sequence genome and includes:
- the MOGAT2 gene encoding 2-acylglycerol O-acyltransferase 2 isoform X2, whose translation is MPSGGCGNENPAKPGGRRVSPVCTLTPALLVKTAELDPRENYLMGFHPHGVLAAGAFLNFCTEASGFSTIFPGITPHLMMLSLWFRIPFFRDYLMSGGLVSSDKQSASYVLRKPEGGNMLAIIVGGAQEALDARPGSCTLLLKNRKGFVRLAIQHGTPLVPIFSFGENDLFEQVRNPKGSWLRQIQHRLQQIMGISLPLFHARGIFQYSFGLIPYRRPIYTVVGKPIPVQRKHRPSEEEVDQVHQKYLNELSKLFEEHKAKYNIPEDRHLEFI
- the MOGAT2 gene encoding 2-acylglycerol O-acyltransferase 2 isoform X1, whose protein sequence is MKVEFAPLSVPLQRRLQTASVVQWVFSFLCLAQCCTAVFIALFFTRFWLVSALYAAWWFIDREKPSKGGRRIHAIRNSVIWRYMRDYFPITLVKTAELDPRENYLMGFHPHGVLAAGAFLNFCTEASGFSTIFPGITPHLMMLSLWFRIPFFRDYLMSGGLVSSDKQSASYVLRKPEGGNMLAIIVGGAQEALDARPGSCTLLLKNRKGFVRLAIQHGTPLVPIFSFGENDLFEQVRNPKGSWLRQIQHRLQQIMGISLPLFHARGIFQYSFGLIPYRRPIYTVVGKPIPVQRKHRPSEEEVDQVHQKYLNELSKLFEEHKAKYNIPEDRHLEFI